The region TCAACTGTTCCATCCCCTGTCAACGTCCTTACAAGAGTTTCCATCACCTTGTCCGGTATGACTGCCTTATCACTGTTCTTTAATACCGACTGGCTGAATTTCAATTCAAGCACACCACTGTTGACGCTTGGACTGGTTACCAATTCTGTCTGTTCATTAAACACATGCTGCAAATTGGTGCTGAATCCCGGGCCTTCCACAAGAGCCTGAACCATTGAGCTGTATAAATCCTCATCCGATACGTTAAGATACTTGGTAACTGGAACAAAATAGTGGTTTTTATCCTGTACCGCCGGGAAGAAAAGTGTAACCGGCTTGCTTTGCATCAGATCCACTGCATCAGATTGAACCAGATTAATTCCATTTGCGCGGGAATACCCATCCCCAATCGGAGTTCCATTAACCGGCATGGCATTCAACGGTTTCCCGTTGATCTCCAGCTTGATGGTATTCACACTATCAAACTGTGTCAACGTGTATGTCATGGCTTGAAGAATTTCAGCTTCATTTTCAGCTTTATAGTTTTTGAAATCTTTCGATACATTTACTATCATCGTCCCATTATCCTTTAAATTCAACCCCAGTATTTCTGTTCCCTGTGGCAGTACAGCTTGGAAACCAGTCGGGAGAAGCTGTGCCACTGGTCCACCTTTAACAAGGTATTCCAATGACTGTGCAGCAACTTCTTTCGAGTCTGGCACCGGAAGTTCCAAGGTTTGCGAAGCTACCATGCCATTGGCATCAAGCAAATATAATTGTCTTGAGACAGTGTTGGCCGAATTCTCAGCCGTTTCGTCCTTCGCGTTTTTTTCACCCTTGGTTGCATTTTCCAGATTATTTACAGCTTCAGCATTTTCTTTTGGCGGATCAATCTCCTCGTTCTTATTGTTTAATGACTGTTCTCCCTGAAAACATCCAGTCAGTACAATGGCCAGACTTACAGGTATAATCGGCAGCAGGATTCTGCGCTTTTTCATCTCATTCCCTCCCACGATGGTTTGTACTATTATATATACGGGCTCATCGTGAAATTAGACCACTCAATCATTAAAAAATTGGAATCCCTCCATATAGAGGAAATTCCAATTCAACAAATTACGGCCTTTTCGATTGTAACAGTTTTAAAATTATTTACTGGCTCACTGAAGATGTCCTCGGCAATCTGACTGAAAATATCCAATTTACCCGTTGTATAAAATTGATGCTGTGGAATTTCATCGCTTTTCAGTAAAAGATTGTGAAATTCCAGTATAGTACTTGCTTCACGGGCAGTTTCCTCACTGGAGGAAATAATCGTAACATGATCGCCGATAACAGTCTGAATCGTCTCACGCAGCAGCGGGTAGTGTGTACATCCGAGAATCAATGTATCGATGTGGTTGCTCTCTTTCATCGGATGAAGCATTTCCTCTACAACCTGTTCCGCCTGATCACCGTTCAGGATACCCTCTTCAACAAGTGGAACGAAAAGCGGACATGCAAGTGCATTAACATGTATGGTTGC is a window of Virgibacillus ihumii DNA encoding:
- a CDS encoding GerMN domain-containing protein, whose product is MKKRRILLPIIPVSLAIVLTGCFQGEQSLNNKNEEIDPPKENAEAVNNLENATKGEKNAKDETAENSANTVSRQLYLLDANGMVASQTLELPVPDSKEVAAQSLEYLVKGGPVAQLLPTGFQAVLPQGTEILGLNLKDNGTMIVNVSKDFKNYKAENEAEILQAMTYTLTQFDSVNTIKLEINGKPLNAMPVNGTPIGDGYSRANGINLVQSDAVDLMQSKPVTLFFPAVQDKNHYFVPVTKYLNVSDEDLYSSMVQALVEGPGFSTNLQHVFNEQTELVTSPSVNSGVLELKFSQSVLKNSDKAVIPDKVMETLVRTLTGDGTVEAVEVQVENVETLFNEEGEPYTEPVTTQMLTPAKRL
- the racE gene encoding glutamate racemase; protein product: MEKAIGVIDSGVGGLTVAHELMRQLPKEKLIYLGDTLRCPYGPRPREEVRNFTWEMVEFLLEKDIKMLVVACNTATAFALEELQQTLSIPVIGVIQPGARAAIKFTQNNHIGVIGTEGTIRSDAYTNALKRINATIHVNALACPLFVPLVEEGILNGDQAEQVVEEMLHPMKESNHIDTLILGCTHYPLLRETIQTVIGDHVTIISSSEETAREASTILEFHNLLLKSDEIPQHQFYTTGKLDIFSQIAEDIFSEPVNNFKTVTIEKAVIC